In Heteronotia binoei isolate CCM8104 ecotype False Entrance Well chromosome 1, APGP_CSIRO_Hbin_v1, whole genome shotgun sequence, the genomic window tctcttaaacactgggagggggggagaaggaaggagaggcagcccagctcctctccgcacaacagagatgggggaaggaaggaagccaaacagagctcaggctttgcagcctgtgtcaatcttcaaggctagcttttctctgcacaacagagagacgggaaggaaggaagcagagcagaggtcatgctttgctagggtggggtggggtggggctagctttggcttttcttgtgacccggtagtgaggcttctgtggcctggtactgggtcacgaccctggaaatgggaaacactgatgtagagagccagtttggtgtagtggttaagtgcacactcttatctgggagaaccaggtttgattccccactcctccacttgcacctgctggaatggccttggatcagccatagctctcgtaggacttgtccttggaagggcagctgctggaagagctccctcagccccacctacctcacaaggagtttgttgttgtggggggggggaggtaaagattATGACTGCTCTaggactgagattcagagtatagagtgggatataaatccagtatcttcttcgtcttctacCACAATGGACTAATGCTCTGATTCaagtggatagctgtgttggtctgaagcagtagaacaaagttcaagaccagtggcatctttaagcccaacaaagtttaattctgggtagaagcacacttcttcagtgtgcatgcacatgaaagcttctacccagaattaaattttgctgttcttaaaggtgccactggacttgaagtttgttctcctgcttcagtaTAAGTTAGTGTTATGTGTattcctaaaaaggtaaaggtagtcccctgtgcaagcaccagtagtttttcgactctggggtgacgttgctttcacaacgattTCATGGCATACTCTTTACGCGGttgtgtgccattgccttccccagtcatctacactttccccccagcaagctgggtactcattttaccgacctcggaaggatccCTAGTGGGTAGCAAATACTGGGAAATTCAGACAGATTCGGGTGaccagctgtgttggtctgagcagtagaacaaagcaggagtccaatgGTACATTTAAGTCACTGACTTgttaactgttttattggtttctcatgcaGATCTATCCAGATCaactgttctttcaatttgttaatttcactattttgccattggattctagctCTGTACCACTTTGTATTATTTTCTTAACCACTCAGCACTGCTTACCGTACCCCATTCCATTATCTGATGAAATAAGCATGCAcacgcttacattctgaataaaactctgttggtctaaaagatgctactgaactcctactttgttctactgggaAATTCAGAAGCTAGAATGAAATAATATTATCTAGCTTTTATCATCCACCGTTGGCTTTGCTGGCAGGAGGAAAGCCCTACACTGCAGGTGAGGAATCTGAGCATCCTTTAGTTCTTCAGGAAGGAGACCCCTCCGAGATTGGCCCTGCGTGCCCGGGGAAGAAAGGCTGCGCGGACCGCGTGCGGCGGCCAGCGGGAAGGCAGAGAGCGACCCTCCCTCTTTGCAGCCGGGCGCTTTTGCGCAGCTCCCAGGCGCCCAGGGAAGGCACAGGCGGCCAGCCTCCATTTCCCAGCCAGCCTCTCCGCCCTGGGGCAGCCCCCCTTCTTTTTTCAGGCCAGGCTTGGACCAGCTGCGCCACAGCATCGCCTCGTGCACACCGGGCCGCCAGCGGAGCGCCCCTGACCAAAGCGCCCCCGAGCTCGCCTTGGCGCCGCCGGCTGCTCTCTGGCCAGAGCGCGAGAGGCGCTTCCTTCCCTCGCTCCCCTCCTCGTCCCGACTCCGCCACTTGGGGGCTTTGGGCCCCCTCCCATCACATGATGCAGCCGGAGAACATGGCGCAGGCCTAGGCAAGCCAGGCAGGTGGGCGCAGCGCGGGGTGGCGGCGGCGCGCCGAGCAGGAGACCGGCCGGGCTGTGCAGGTGAGGGGCCCGCGGGCGAGAAGGAGAGGGAAGCGCCGCCAGGCTctccgcggcggcggcggctgcctTATCCAGAGCCTGGGCCGGGTAGGACCTGGCGGTTCAccggagggggtgggggcaggagggtCGCCGAGCTTGGCGAGCTGCGCGGCGAGAAACCCTCTTCGTTGCTGCGCCTGCCCTGGGAAGGATGCGCGGGCGCCCGCCGGGCTGGGCCTGGGCTCCGGCTGCTTCCTGCCGGCTCTCTGGAGACGGCCTTGGCGGCCCTGAAAGCTACCGCTGCGGCCTGCTGCAAGGGTCTGCTGGGATCCCCGGGCAGAGTTCGCAGTCCAAAGAGCGTCTTGGGGCCCAGtcatagggtttccaacctccaggtgacgggtggagatctcccggaatgatagcttgatctccagactacatacatcattaatgtatttatttatttaaaacatttgttccataagaacataagagaagccatgttgcatcaggccaatgtcccatccagtccaacactctgtgtcacacagtggccaaaaaaacccaggatactagaagcccacctctcctggagaaaatggctgctctggaaggtggctGCATGTATGGCACTATCCCCTACCatagtccttcccctccctaaagcccaccctcctaggctccaccctcagatctccaggtatttccaaacccagatgCTGGCAATAGAACCGGGCAGGTGAGGGGCCTCTAAATTGTATCCTGAGAGCTAACCCCCTCCTCCTGTCTTTTCATCAAGGGATTCCTGGCCAGGGGGCCCCTTCGCTGCCATGGTGAAGATTTTTGTCGGGGGGCTGTCTCCAGTGGTCACGGCTGAAGAGCTGCGCAAGCTGTTTGAGCAGTATGGCCAGGTGAACGAGTGCGACATCCTGAAGAACTTTGCCTTTGTGCACATGGAGAAGGAGGATGAGGCGCACCAGGCCATCAGCTCCCTCCACAAAAGCGAGTTCTTCGGGGCCCACTTGACCGTGGAGTATGCCACCTCCAAGATCCGTAATGCCACCAAGATCTACGTGGGCAACGTTTCTGCCAAGGCCACCACTGCCCAGATCAGGCAGCTCTTTGAAAGGTTTGGCAAAGTGGTAGAGTGCGACATCGTGAAGAACTACGCCTTCGTGCACATGGCGAAGGAGCGGGAAGCCATGGATGCCATCTTGAACCTGAACGACACCCCCTTGGAGGACCAGAAAATCTTTGTCACCCTCTCAAAGAGCAATGGCTCCCTCCGGGCCACTAAGGGGGCTGCTGTACCCACCCCACCGACCCCGACTCCGAGCTACTATTTCTCTAGGGGTCGCATTCCCACTCCTGCCACGACATACACTCCCTACTGCCCCAGGGCTTGGTACGACAGAGAGTATTGTGACCGCTACTCCTACGAGCTCTACGACCGGGCCCGGGCAGCCTACGACAGGGCCTTGCCATCCGCAGCACCCGCCACCCCAGCTGCATACAGGGAAAGAAGCCCAGTGGGCAGGCGGACAGCAACCTCCACCGCCGTCATGGCCCAGTACACTGATCCTTATGCtgccgctgcagctgctgctgctgccgccgccgccaacCAAACATACAGCCAAGCCTACAGCCAGCCTGGGTATGCagccgccgctgctgccgccgccgccacaTACTCCCAGTACAGCATTGGCACCGCCTACAATGTGGCGGAATACTACGAGAGGTATGCCAGTGCCTACGCTGCCCAGTATGCGCAGACGTTCTGACCATGGCCCATCCCAGCAGTAAGTGTTCAGAGGTCGTAGGTTGCATGCCAGGTGGCCGAGGTGGGGGAGGGCAGAAGGAATTACTCATGGGAATTCTAATCAGTGCCTGGAGCAAGCTGAACAGTGCACCCTGACCTCTCTCTACCCTATTTCGGTAAACATGTGGGAGAAAAGGTGTTTCCCGAAGTGCAGTGGATGGGCCATCTCTTTGCTGGtcaatgcatgcatgcacatgcagGGCCACACATTGTGTCCAAACTGTGTACGTGTATATATGTAATATGTACATCTAAGTGGTGTAGATTTCTTTGCAGGCTCCTCCGTGCTTGTGCGAGGTAGCACCGAAGGCAAGGCTCTGAGACCCCCTTTGCCGACCATGCTCTAACCTGCGCTGATGTTTTAACGTCGGCTTCCTTTGAAGGTTGGTGATGCTGCCTTTTGGTTCactgctcctcctccccctctgccttcccctctttcctcgttttattattttttccctcCTCCGCCCCCTCCCCTGATTTCATCCGGTCGTTACCGTAAAGCCTGCTTTGAAGAGCCGCCTCGCCAACCCCGCCTTGCGAACGAACCCGAAGATAAAATTTTGCTCGTAAGAAAACGTGTCCGTTTTTGAACTTCCTGCCCAAAGCGACAGGCGCTTGCAGCCTCAGTCCACTCCGCTAGCTAACCGTTGCTTGCTGCGTGTTGCGTACCGAGCTCTCGTTCCTGGAGCAGAGCCGAGAAAAGCCACGAGCTCCGTAGCCAATGAAGCTTCCTTTGCTTTCGCTGTATTACCTGGGTACACCTTTCTTTGTATAACTGGTGAACAGAGTTTGTTCTTGTTGCCGCAACTTGTttgatttctcttttttcttttcgtttttaaaaaattgttgatTATTAAACGGCTTTTACAGAACCTCTCGCGTCTCGTCGTAAAATCAGCGTCGCTTGGATTATACCCCTTTGTCCGACTTTGCCCTGCCTTCGACCTCCGTCCTGCCTTCTGCATGGGGGGAACCGGCCACTGTCATATCCCGCTCCCGGCATTCGAACCGCCTCCCCGCCTCCGTTAAcgtccttccctctccctccactTCCCCTAAAGAGCATCGTCTGCTCCTCTCTCTTGCCTCCGCTGCTGTCACTAACCCCAGTTTCTAGCTCAGGGAGTTCAGGACCCTTTTTTGCCAAAATGTCAGTGCCTTGAGCCTCGTGTGCTAATGCTGGATTCCCACCTCTTTGGCTATGCCTTGAAACCCTGGGGTTGGTTTACAAACCGCCTGTGCCAAGCGCCCGTGTTTTAACCCTCTTTTTTCCCATTGACTCTCTTTCTGTGAACAGCCATGTCCGGAAGGCGCAAGGGGAAGGGATCTCGGGCAGAGCTGACCTGAAGCAAGACAGCGCCTTCTGTTctgccaccggccagctgaccaGCACGAAGCTTCTCCAAGCACCCTGAGGGAGCCTTcgaccactccccccccctcctctccttctctttAGAGTAGGCGCtggaaagaaaggtgggggctggtgGGTGAATGCCACTTCTGCAGCCTGGCCAGAACGGATTGTCCCAGTAGGATTCTTACTTCTCTGAATTTCCCTTTCTCATCACCTGGGACAGAAAGGGTATGAGAAGAAAGCCCCAGGTTGTTTTACTGGAAGAGGGTGATGCAgcgctttgctttgcttttttctgtagcaggaactcctttgcatattagaccacacaccccagctgtagccaatcatcctggagcttacagtagaccctgtaagaagagccctgtaagctcttggaggattggttacatcaggggtgtgtggcctaatatgcaaaggagttcctgcttcaaaaaagccctggggtcatGTAGTTAGCGACACAGCTATGTGGTAGGCAGCTGTCACCATCCACTTGTGGCATTTTGAGTGCTAGAACTTTCCTTGCTATGAAGGGAACAAAATAGGCTCGAGTTTtgctggaggtggggaggaggccgACACTCTTCTGGGAGCTCATGGAAATTAGAAGAATTAGCCCATCAAGCTGCTTCATAGGTTAGGTGCAGGATGGCAAACCAGATGCTTTCGGGAGACAGGCTAAGAGGTGTGCCCCCTCTTCAGGCAGTGGGTCAAGATGCACAGGTAGGGCATGCCCCCAACTCTAAGGGAGTGTCAGCAAAAGTATTACACTTGgctagtttttaatttttttaaaaaaagaacagacTTCCTACACTTTCACTAGTTGAGAGCATTTCAGCAGGGCCAGCTTTCTCCAGCATTGCAGGGCTAAAATTGCCTCATTCTGGACAATATTGAAAAGGATGGGAAATGGGAGAGCTGACAAAAAGAATCTtttctctctcccaaaatactagagctCAAGGGCATCCATTGAAACCGATTGGGTGGTaggttcagaatggacaaaaggagatACTACTTTATGCAGAGAGTtactaaaatgtggaattcactgcccgaggatgtagtgatgtctacaggaataaacagctttaaaggagaataaggataggtctatcagtggcaactagccatggtgactggcCAGAAAaccacatcaggggaaggcctcagcatctaTGCCTGGTTGGTGGCCCTCcaaaagaactggttggccactgtatgagactagatggaccattg contains:
- the LOC132581473 gene encoding RNA-binding protein 4-like codes for the protein MVKIFVGGLSPVVTAEELRKLFEQYGQVNECDILKNFAFVHMEKEDEAHQAISSLHKSEFFGAHLTVEYATSKIRNATKIYVGNVSAKATTAQIRQLFERFGKVVECDIVKNYAFVHMAKEREAMDAILNLNDTPLEDQKIFVTLSKSNGSLRATKGAAVPTPPTPTPSYYFSRGRIPTPATTYTPYCPRAWYDREYCDRYSYELYDRARAAYDRALPSAAPATPAAYRERSPVGRRTATSTAVMAQYTDPYAAAAAAAAAAAANQTYSQAYSQPGYAAAAAAAAATYSQYSIGTAYNVAEYYERYASAYAAQYAQTF